One region of Gottschalkia purinilytica genomic DNA includes:
- the ylxM gene encoding YlxM family DNA-binding protein: MFEKVIEVGILFDFYGKLLSEKQYTAIELYYIHDLSLSEIGEHLNISRQGVHDTLKRAENKLYSYEETLGLVKKFNENRRKIKDILEVVKEIEVESRILNSKNIKRNIEKVEEIITDILEISQEGK, translated from the coding sequence ATGTTTGAAAAAGTTATTGAAGTAGGAATTTTATTTGATTTTTATGGAAAACTTTTAAGTGAAAAACAATATACAGCTATAGAACTGTATTATATACATGATTTGTCTTTAAGTGAGATAGGTGAACACTTGAATATAAGTAGACAAGGTGTTCACGACACTCTAAAAAGAGCAGAAAATAAGTTATATTCTTATGAAGAGACTCTTGGTTTAGTAAAAAAGTTTAATGAGAATAGACGAAAGATAAAAGATATATTGGAAGTTGTGAAGGAAATTGAAGTGGAATCTCGAATTTTAAACTCTAAGAACATAAAAAGAAATATAGAGAAAGTAGAAGAGATTATTACGGATATACTAGAAATTAGCCAGGAGGGTAAATAA
- the ffh gene encoding signal recognition particle protein — MVFEGLAKKLQGALDKLKSKGKLSEKDVDVAMREVKLALLEADVNFRVVKKFVSTVKERSIGQEVMGSLTPAQQVIKIVNEELTNLMGGTESKIEFSSNPPTIIMMCGLQGAGKTTTAGKLGGLLKKKGKFPLLVACDIYRPAAIKQLEVVGSKLEIPVFSMGDKQNPVNIAKAAIEHGKKNGNDVIIIDTAGRLHIDEELMEELENIKQEVNPNEILLVVDAMTGQDAVTVAENFNEKLNVNGVVLTKLDGDARGGAALSIRAVTDKPIKFVGMGEKLDQLETFHPDRMASRILGMGDVLSLIEKAQANFDAEKAMELEKKLRSQEFTFDDYLEQLQQVKSLGSMNEILQMIPGMNSKQLKNLNVDEKEFVRVEAIIQSMTKEERKNPSMIDGSRRKRIARGSGTTIQDVNKMLKQFKETRKMIKKIGDMEKTMKKKGRFSLPFFK, encoded by the coding sequence ATGGTTTTTGAAGGTTTGGCTAAGAAGCTTCAAGGTGCTTTAGACAAACTTAAAAGCAAAGGGAAGCTTTCTGAAAAAGATGTAGATGTAGCTATGAGAGAAGTAAAACTAGCTCTTTTAGAAGCTGATGTTAACTTTAGAGTAGTTAAGAAATTTGTTAGTACTGTAAAAGAGAGATCAATTGGGCAAGAAGTTATGGGAAGTCTTACACCTGCACAACAGGTTATTAAGATAGTTAATGAAGAACTAACTAATCTTATGGGAGGTACTGAAAGCAAAATAGAATTTTCATCAAATCCTCCTACGATTATAATGATGTGTGGACTACAAGGGGCAGGTAAGACAACTACGGCAGGTAAATTAGGTGGACTACTTAAGAAAAAAGGAAAATTTCCTTTATTGGTAGCGTGTGATATATATAGACCTGCAGCCATAAAACAGTTAGAAGTAGTTGGTAGTAAACTAGAAATACCTGTATTTAGCATGGGAGATAAGCAAAACCCTGTGAATATAGCTAAAGCGGCTATAGAGCATGGTAAGAAAAATGGAAATGATGTAATTATAATAGATACAGCAGGTAGACTTCATATAGATGAAGAGCTTATGGAAGAGCTTGAAAATATAAAACAAGAAGTTAACCCAAATGAAATATTATTGGTAGTAGATGCAATGACAGGACAAGATGCAGTTACTGTTGCAGAAAACTTTAATGAGAAATTAAATGTAAATGGAGTTGTACTTACTAAACTAGATGGTGACGCTAGAGGTGGAGCTGCTTTATCTATAAGGGCAGTTACTGATAAGCCTATTAAGTTTGTAGGTATGGGAGAAAAATTAGATCAATTAGAAACATTCCATCCAGACAGAATGGCATCTAGGATACTAGGAATGGGCGATGTTCTAAGTTTAATTGAAAAAGCTCAAGCTAACTTTGATGCTGAAAAGGCTATGGAACTTGAGAAGAAACTTAGAAGTCAAGAATTTACTTTTGATGATTATTTAGAACAATTACAACAAGTAAAAAGTTTGGGTTCTATGAATGAAATACTACAAATGATACCAGGCATGAACTCTAAACAACTTAAAAACTTAAATGTAGATGAAAAAGAATTCGTTCGTGTAGAAGCAATTATTCAGTCTATGACGAAAGAAGAAAGAAAAAATCCTTCTATGATAGATGGAAGTAGAAGAAAAAGAATTGCTAGGGGTAGTGGAACTACTATACAAGATGTAAATAAAATGCTTAAGCAATTTAAAGAGACTAGAAAGATGATCAAGAAGATAGGTGATATGGAAAAGACTATGAAGAAAAAAGGAAGATTTAGCCTTCCATTTTTTAAATAG
- the rpsP gene encoding 30S ribosomal protein S16 — protein sequence MAVKIRLTRMGSKKKPFYRIVVADSRSPRDGKFIEEIGYYNPISEPKEVKISDEKAVKWLKSGAKPTDTVSSLFKNNGIYEKFEEAKKAE from the coding sequence ATGGCAGTAAAGATCAGATTAACAAGAATGGGATCAAAAAAGAAACCTTTCTATAGAATAGTAGTTGCAGATTCTCGTTCACCAAGAGATGGTAAGTTCATAGAAGAGATAGGATATTACAACCCTATATCAGAACCGAAAGAAGTAAAAATCTCTGATGAAAAAGCTGTAAAATGGCTTAAGAGTGGTGCAAAACCAACTGATACAGTAAGTTCTTTATTCAAAAATAATGGAATTTACGAAAAATTTGAAGAAGCTAAAAAAGCTGAGTAA
- a CDS encoding KH domain-containing protein, with amino-acid sequence MGELVEMLAKALVDNPEEVQVNEVEGTQSIIVELKVAPEDMGKIIGKQGRIAKAIRTLVKAAAIKENKRVVVEIIQ; translated from the coding sequence ATGGGTGAATTGGTAGAAATGCTTGCAAAAGCACTTGTTGATAACCCAGAAGAAGTTCAAGTAAATGAAGTAGAAGGAACACAATCAATAATTGTAGAACTAAAGGTAGCCCCAGAAGATATGGGAAAAATCATTGGAAAGCAAGGTAGAATTGCTAAAGCTATTAGAACTTTAGTAAAGGCAGCAGCAATCAAAGAAAATAAAAGAGTTGTTGTTGAAATTATTCAATAA
- the rimM gene encoding ribosome maturation factor RimM (Essential for efficient processing of 16S rRNA), which yields MDNYIQVGKIVNTHGVKGDIKILPLTDDMTRFEKLKSVFVGEEKLEIEISKVWYNKGFVMLRFKGYDDINKVIKFKDLLLYIDKKDAVDLPKDSYFIYEIIGIKVYTSEGEYLGEIKDVLQPGANDVYVVKEGSNEYLIPAIKDVVKSIDIDEKKMIIELLEGLI from the coding sequence ATGGATAACTATATACAAGTTGGAAAAATAGTAAATACACATGGTGTAAAAGGTGATATTAAGATACTTCCTCTAACAGATGATATGACAAGATTTGAAAAACTTAAATCTGTATTTGTGGGTGAAGAAAAATTAGAAATAGAAATATCTAAGGTTTGGTACAATAAAGGATTTGTTATGCTTAGGTTCAAAGGATATGATGATATAAATAAGGTAATAAAGTTTAAAGATTTACTTTTATATATAGATAAAAAAGACGCTGTGGATTTACCAAAAGATTCTTACTTTATTTATGAGATAATTGGTATTAAAGTTTATACTAGTGAAGGTGAATACTTAGGAGAAATAAAAGATGTTCTTCAACCAGGAGCAAATGATGTTTATGTTGTTAAAGAAGGAAGCAATGAATATCTAATCCCTGCTATTAAAGATGTAGTGAAATCTATTGATATAGATGAGAAAAAGATGATAATTGAACTTCTAGAAGGATTGATATAA
- the trmD gene encoding tRNA (guanosine(37)-N1)-methyltransferase TrmD, with product MKIDVLTLFPEMFHETMNTSIIGKAIENEKVSIDYINIRDFSEDKHKRVDDYPFGGGPGMVMKPEPIYEAIKSVKKENSRIIYLSPKGKVYNQSMANELSEEEHIVLICGHYEGIDNRIIENYITDEISIGDYVLTGGEIPSMVIIDSVVRLIPGVLSTEESFMLESHYDGLLEYPQYTRPRVFNGHEVPEVLLSGNHKKIEEWRIQQSIKTTLLNRPDLLDNKNISEEEQKILSKINSSNNIKK from the coding sequence ATGAAGATAGATGTTTTAACTTTATTTCCGGAAATGTTTCATGAAACTATGAATACTAGCATAATAGGAAAAGCTATAGAAAATGAAAAAGTATCAATAGATTATATAAACATAAGAGATTTTTCTGAAGACAAACATAAAAGGGTAGATGATTATCCTTTTGGTGGAGGACCTGGTATGGTAATGAAGCCAGAACCTATATATGAAGCTATTAAAAGTGTTAAAAAAGAAAATAGTAGGATAATATACTTAAGTCCTAAAGGAAAAGTATATAATCAAAGCATGGCAAATGAGCTCTCAGAAGAGGAACATATTGTTTTAATTTGTGGACATTACGAAGGTATAGATAATAGGATAATAGAAAACTATATTACAGATGAGATATCTATAGGAGACTATGTTCTTACAGGTGGAGAAATTCCATCTATGGTTATAATAGATTCAGTAGTGAGACTTATTCCAGGTGTTTTGTCTACAGAAGAATCCTTTATGTTAGAGTCACATTATGATGGATTGTTAGAGTATCCTCAATATACAAGACCTAGGGTATTTAATGGGCATGAAGTTCCAGAAGTATTACTTTCAGGAAATCATAAGAAAATAGAAGAATGGAGAATACAACAATCTATAAAAACAACACTCTTAAATAGACCAGATTTATTGGATAATAAAAATATTAGTGAAGAAGAACAAAAAATACTAAGTAAGATAAATAGTAGCAATAATATTAAAAAATAA
- the rplS gene encoding 50S ribosomal protein L19, with product MDIIKLIEQEQIKQEIPEFNTGDTVQVHYRIKEGNRERIQVFEGTVLKKQGGGVGATFTVRRLASGVGVERTFSLHSPKIEKLVVTRRGKVRRAKLNYLRSRVGKAAKVKEKMN from the coding sequence ATGGATATCATCAAGTTAATAGAACAAGAACAAATTAAACAAGAAATTCCTGAGTTTAATACAGGAGATACTGTTCAAGTACACTACAGAATTAAAGAAGGAAACAGAGAAAGAATACAAGTTTTTGAAGGTACTGTACTTAAAAAGCAAGGTGGCGGAGTTGGAGCTACTTTCACAGTAAGAAGACTTGCTTCTGGAGTAGGTGTTGAAAGAACTTTTTCTTTACACTCACCTAAAATTGAAAAACTTGTTGTAACAAGAAGAGGTAAAGTAAGAAGAGCTAAACTTAACTACTTAAGAAGTAGAGTAGGAAAAGCCGCTAAAGTAAAAGAAAAAATGAATTAA
- the ylqF gene encoding ribosome biogenesis GTPase YlqF, with the protein MNINWYPGHMKKTRELLQSSLKLVDIVIELLDSRIPISSKNPDIDKIVNNKPRVVVMNKSDLSSEAGNKAWEEYYKKQNVPVVFINAINNMGTEKIIKKINNVLEEKMKQKQKKGIKSTSVRAMIVGVPNVGKSTLINSLAGRKGAKTGNRPGVTKGKQWIKLKGDIELLDTPGILWPKFDDENVALKLAFTGAIRDEILDTETLALKLIEKLHSIDKSLIENRYDIETSEKTPLEIMESIAEKRMCILKGGEVDYTRVSNLILDEFRKGVMGRITLDYPQED; encoded by the coding sequence ATGAATATTAATTGGTATCCTGGCCATATGAAAAAAACAAGAGAGCTACTACAAAGTAGTTTGAAATTAGTTGATATTGTTATAGAGTTATTAGACTCTAGGATACCTATCAGCAGTAAAAATCCTGATATTGATAAAATAGTGAACAATAAGCCAAGAGTAGTAGTAATGAACAAAAGTGATTTAAGTAGTGAAGCAGGAAATAAAGCATGGGAAGAATACTACAAAAAACAAAATGTCCCAGTTGTTTTTATTAATGCTATAAATAACATGGGAACAGAAAAAATTATAAAGAAGATAAATAATGTATTAGAAGAAAAAATGAAACAGAAACAAAAAAAGGGAATAAAAAGTACTAGTGTTAGAGCTATGATTGTAGGGGTACCTAATGTTGGTAAATCTACTCTTATAAACTCATTGGCAGGTAGAAAAGGAGCTAAAACAGGAAATAGACCAGGAGTTACTAAGGGAAAGCAATGGATAAAGTTAAAAGGAGATATAGAGCTTTTAGATACACCAGGTATACTATGGCCAAAATTTGATGATGAAAATGTAGCTTTAAAATTAGCATTTACAGGTGCTATAAGAGATGAAATATTAGATACAGAAACATTAGCATTGAAATTAATAGAAAAGTTACATAGTATAGACAAATCATTAATAGAAAATAGATATGACATAGAAACTAGTGAAAAAACACCATTAGAAATAATGGAATCTATAGCGGAAAAAAGAATGTGCATATTAAAGGGTGGAGAGGTAGATTATACTAGAGTTAGCAATCTTATATTAGATGAATTTAGAAAAGGTGTAATGGGAAGAATAACTCTTGACTATCCACAAGAAGACTAA